Proteins encoded within one genomic window of Geotalea daltonii FRC-32:
- the sucD gene encoding succinate--CoA ligase subunit alpha, translating into MSILLNKDSKILVQGITGRSGLFHTQQCRDYGSRIVAGVTPGKGGIHIEGIPVFNTVEEAVHYTQANVSMIFVPPPAAADAILEAADAGMDLAVCITEGIPVRDMVLARRVLESKKMRLVGPNCPGVITPDECKVGIMPGHIHKKGKIGVVSRSGTLTYEAVKQLTDVGLGQSTCVGIGGDPIIGMKFIDVLQLFNEDPATDGVFMIGEIGGGAEEEAAEWIKENMKKPVAAFIAGITAPPGKRMGHAGAIITGGKGRAEDKIQVLRECGVTVSTSPTQMGETMQAVMGVGNAKGKKA; encoded by the coding sequence ATGTCAATCCTTTTGAATAAAGACTCAAAAATACTGGTCCAGGGGATAACGGGACGCAGCGGGCTGTTTCATACCCAGCAGTGCCGTGATTACGGCAGCAGGATCGTCGCTGGAGTCACTCCCGGTAAGGGAGGAATTCACATCGAAGGGATCCCGGTTTTCAATACCGTTGAAGAGGCGGTGCATTACACCCAGGCCAACGTCTCGATGATTTTCGTCCCGCCTCCGGCAGCGGCAGATGCAATTCTGGAAGCGGCCGATGCGGGGATGGATCTTGCCGTCTGCATCACCGAAGGAATACCGGTACGGGACATGGTCTTGGCCCGGCGGGTGCTGGAAAGCAAAAAAATGCGGCTGGTCGGCCCCAATTGTCCAGGGGTTATTACTCCAGATGAATGCAAGGTCGGTATCATGCCCGGGCACATCCACAAAAAAGGAAAAATCGGCGTTGTTTCCAGAAGCGGCACCCTGACCTATGAGGCGGTAAAGCAACTGACCGACGTGGGGCTCGGCCAGTCCACCTGTGTCGGAATCGGCGGAGACCCGATCATCGGCATGAAATTCATAGATGTCCTTCAACTGTTCAATGAAGATCCGGCTACCGATGGTGTTTTCATGATCGGCGAAATCGGCGGAGGCGCCGAAGAAGAAGCAGCTGAATGGATCAAAGAAAACATGAAGAAACCGGTGGCGGCATTCATTGCCGGCATAACCGCCCCACCTGGAAAACGGATGGGGCATGCAGGGGCCATCATCACCGGTGGCAAGGGGAGAGCGGAAGACAAGATTCAGGTTTTACGGGAATGCGGCGTCACTGTTTCCACCAGTCCGACTCAAATGGGGGAGACTATGCAGGCCGTCATGGGGGTAGGGAACGCCAAGGGGAAAAAAGCGTGA
- a CDS encoding c(7)-type cytochrome triheme domain-containing protein: protein MKKVFIVTLLFVAMAGLAFAQVGVKKKRQPPYEYGKVVMNNYSEKVGLKSVQFDHWIHRSKFTCRLCHMDVGFSMKAGETQLKAADNMRGYFCGTCHNGKMVYGERVVFKACSKEFSKEEVKTCERCHQTGSNMKKEAEFEKFAEKMPKERYGNGINWEQAEQLGLIKPVDFIEGVSIKKAPLATQKDFALGSKIEGIPDIIFSHKKHTIWNGCEVCHPEIFIGMKKGADKYTMVDLFQGKYCGVCHDTVAFPQTDCQRCHAKPV from the coding sequence ATGAAAAAGGTTTTCATTGTCACATTACTGTTCGTTGCCATGGCGGGGCTAGCTTTTGCCCAGGTAGGGGTGAAGAAGAAGAGGCAACCTCCCTATGAATACGGAAAAGTGGTGATGAACAACTACTCCGAGAAGGTAGGGCTGAAATCAGTGCAATTCGACCACTGGATACACAGGAGTAAGTTCACCTGCCGACTTTGTCATATGGATGTAGGCTTCTCCATGAAGGCGGGGGAAACCCAGCTGAAAGCCGCTGACAACATGCGCGGTTACTTTTGTGGCACATGTCATAACGGCAAGATGGTCTATGGCGAGAGGGTCGTTTTCAAGGCCTGCTCAAAGGAGTTTTCAAAAGAAGAGGTTAAAACCTGTGAACGATGCCACCAGACCGGCTCGAACATGAAAAAGGAAGCAGAGTTTGAGAAGTTTGCCGAAAAAATGCCAAAGGAACGCTACGGAAATGGAATAAACTGGGAACAGGCGGAACAGCTGGGATTGATAAAACCAGTGGATTTTATCGAGGGGGTATCCATCAAAAAAGCACCCCTTGCCACACAAAAGGACTTTGCCTTAGGTTCAAAAATAGAAGGTATACCAGATATTATTTTTTCACACAAAAAACACACCATCTGGAATGGTTGTGAGGTCTGCCATCCGGAGATTTTCATCGGCATGAAGAAGGGTGCCGATAAATACACGATGGTCGATTTGTTTCAGGGCAAGTATTGTGGAGTCTGTCACGATACGGTAGCTTTTCCCCAGACAGATTGCCAGCGATGTCACGCCAAGCCCGTATGA
- the sucC gene encoding ADP-forming succinate--CoA ligase subunit beta — MNIHEYQAKEILGSFGIAVPRGRVALTSDQVERAAKEMGGRCIVKAQIYAGGRGKAGGVKLVHHPEQAQELAKDLFGRKLVTPQTGPQGLKVRRILVEEAVEIAREFYLSITLDRETSRYCLIASAEGGVEIEEVAQKSPEKIHILTIDPFTGLRPYQARKIALALGLKGSICEDCVDLILNLYRCCTERDCFLVEINPLVITKAGWLMAMDAKVNFDDNSMFRHREYPDMQDYSQLDPLEITAGKFDLSYIKLQGNIGCMVNGAGLAMATLDVLKESGGEPANFLDVGGGATREKVTEAFKIILQDADVKGVFVNIFGGIMRCDIIAQGIIEAASEVHCALPIVVRMDGSKVEEGKKLLMQSGLNVQIGNNLGDGATRIVQMLQAGRPN; from the coding sequence GTGAACATACATGAATATCAGGCAAAGGAGATTCTAGGTTCCTTTGGCATTGCCGTGCCGCGTGGACGGGTTGCACTGACGTCCGACCAGGTGGAACGTGCTGCCAAGGAGATGGGAGGGAGATGTATCGTCAAGGCGCAGATCTATGCCGGAGGCAGGGGTAAAGCCGGTGGCGTCAAATTGGTCCACCATCCCGAACAGGCACAGGAACTGGCAAAGGATCTCTTCGGCAGAAAGCTGGTTACACCTCAGACCGGCCCTCAGGGTTTGAAAGTGCGTAGGATCCTCGTCGAAGAAGCCGTGGAAATCGCCCGCGAATTCTATCTTTCCATAACCCTTGATCGGGAAACCTCCCGATATTGTCTGATCGCTTCCGCCGAAGGAGGGGTCGAAATCGAAGAAGTTGCACAAAAATCACCGGAAAAGATACATATCCTCACCATTGACCCCTTCACCGGGCTGCGTCCTTACCAGGCGAGAAAAATAGCCCTTGCCTTGGGGCTCAAGGGCAGTATCTGCGAAGATTGCGTAGACCTCATCCTCAATCTCTACCGATGCTGCACTGAAAGAGACTGCTTTCTTGTAGAGATTAATCCTCTGGTCATTACCAAGGCCGGATGGCTGATGGCCATGGATGCAAAGGTCAATTTCGATGACAATTCGATGTTTCGCCACCGGGAATATCCCGACATGCAGGACTACTCCCAGCTTGACCCGTTGGAAATTACCGCCGGCAAATTCGATCTTTCATACATAAAATTGCAGGGGAACATAGGTTGCATGGTCAACGGCGCAGGGTTGGCCATGGCCACGCTGGATGTACTCAAGGAGTCGGGTGGCGAACCAGCCAACTTTCTCGATGTGGGGGGCGGCGCAACCAGGGAGAAGGTCACTGAGGCCTTCAAAATCATCCTTCAGGACGCAGACGTCAAAGGAGTGTTTGTCAATATCTTCGGCGGCATCATGCGCTGCGACATTATCGCCCAGGGAATCATCGAGGCCGCATCGGAAGTACACTGCGCGTTACCGATAGTGGTCAGAATGGATGGCAGCAAGGTGGAAGAGGGTAAAAAGCTCCTGATGCAGTCAGGACTCAATGTACAGATCGGCAATAATCTGGGGGATGGTGCAACCCGCATTGTTCAGATGCTGCAGGCAGGGCGCCCCAATTGA
- a CDS encoding THUMP domain-containing class I SAM-dependent RNA methyltransferase has product MEQRFFATTAKGLEEALGDELKTLGIKGIHVQTGGVGFSGEMSDCYRANLWLRTANRVLMVVAEFVCDSPQSLYDGVRAVSWNNFLNPRMTIAVDCNLRDSTLTHSGFVALKAKDAIVDEIRDHCGSRPDVDVKNPDLRVNIHLFRNHCTVSLDTSGDPLDRRGYRLERTVAPLRETLAAGLLELSGWDGNTILVDPMCGSGTIPIEAALKASRCAPGLLREGFGFQRWPGFEQHKWKELVRGARQVVEEKISAPIIGSDISAKAIAVACSNAIRADVGDMIQFQNTDIRSLAPPSGPGVILFNPPYGQRLGEEEELKVLYKEIGDTMKQRCKGYVAHLFTGNLELAKYVGLKASRRVVLFNGPIECRLLKYELY; this is encoded by the coding sequence ATGGAACAACGCTTTTTTGCCACTACTGCCAAAGGTTTGGAAGAAGCCCTTGGCGACGAACTGAAGACCCTGGGGATAAAGGGCATACACGTGCAGACCGGGGGGGTAGGTTTCTCCGGGGAAATGTCTGACTGTTACCGGGCGAACCTCTGGCTGAGAACTGCAAACAGGGTATTGATGGTTGTCGCCGAGTTTGTCTGCGATTCTCCACAGAGCCTGTATGACGGAGTGCGGGCGGTATCCTGGAACAATTTCCTCAACCCGAGAATGACCATCGCCGTTGACTGCAACCTGCGAGATTCCACGTTGACCCATTCCGGCTTTGTGGCCCTCAAGGCTAAGGATGCAATAGTCGATGAGATTCGCGATCATTGCGGAAGCCGTCCTGATGTGGATGTGAAAAACCCGGACCTGCGGGTGAATATTCACCTCTTCCGTAATCACTGCACAGTGAGTCTGGATACTTCCGGTGACCCTCTGGACAGGCGTGGTTACAGGTTGGAGAGAACAGTGGCGCCCCTACGGGAGACTCTGGCTGCCGGGCTTCTGGAACTGAGTGGCTGGGATGGAAATACTATCCTGGTTGATCCCATGTGCGGCTCTGGAACCATTCCCATTGAGGCTGCTTTAAAAGCGAGCCGGTGTGCGCCGGGGCTCCTGAGGGAAGGATTCGGCTTTCAGCGCTGGCCGGGATTCGAACAGCATAAATGGAAGGAGCTGGTGCGGGGGGCGCGGCAGGTGGTCGAGGAAAAGATTTCAGCGCCGATAATAGGCAGCGATATTTCAGCCAAGGCTATTGCGGTTGCCTGCAGTAATGCCATCAGAGCCGACGTGGGAGACATGATCCAGTTCCAGAACACTGACATAAGGTCTCTTGCTCCTCCATCCGGTCCGGGGGTAATTTTGTTTAATCCTCCATATGGGCAGAGGCTTGGCGAGGAGGAGGAGCTGAAGGTTTTGTACAAGGAGATTGGCGATACCATGAAGCAACGCTGCAAAGGATATGTGGCGCATCTATTCACGGGCAATCTGGAACTGGCTAAATATGTTGGGTTAAAAGCTTCGAGGCGGGTGGTTCTATTCAATGGCCCGATTGAATGCAGGCTTTTAAAATATGAACTCTATTGA
- a CDS encoding zinc ribbon domain-containing protein, giving the protein MRKNLKLLGELQGIDLKIDVLHGEKDALLGEIAALEDNVTIARNAIDEKNGQAEELETAKKSLEENLATEAENIVRSEARLKEIKTQKEYQAVSKEISSAKKLTSELEEQILQKTAQLEELQAQIAEKEENLKSLEANISAQQGEVQSKVDKLESDIAIGIAAKDATVKSLPASMVKRYQKLRDQRKGIAVVEAKDGCCLGCNMNLPPQVYNLLFRGEEIITCPHCQRVLLLHQEPNNN; this is encoded by the coding sequence TTGCGGAAGAATTTGAAATTGTTGGGAGAGTTGCAGGGGATTGATCTTAAAATTGATGTACTGCATGGAGAGAAAGATGCCCTCCTTGGGGAAATAGCCGCTCTGGAAGACAATGTTACCATTGCTCGCAATGCAATCGATGAGAAAAACGGTCAAGCTGAAGAGTTGGAGACAGCTAAGAAGAGTCTGGAAGAGAATCTGGCTACGGAAGCCGAAAATATTGTCAGGTCTGAAGCGCGTTTAAAGGAAATAAAAACCCAGAAGGAATATCAAGCAGTTTCCAAGGAAATCTCCAGCGCCAAAAAGCTCACTTCCGAACTGGAAGAGCAGATTTTGCAGAAAACTGCTCAACTCGAAGAATTGCAGGCACAGATAGCAGAGAAAGAGGAGAATCTCAAATCGTTGGAAGCAAATATATCTGCACAGCAGGGCGAGGTGCAGTCAAAGGTGGATAAGCTGGAATCGGATATTGCCATCGGCATAGCAGCAAAAGACGCAACGGTAAAAAGCCTCCCTGCTTCCATGGTGAAGCGGTACCAAAAACTGAGAGATCAACGTAAGGGGATTGCTGTCGTTGAAGCCAAGGATGGTTGCTGTCTTGGCTGCAATATGAACCTGCCTCCCCAGGTATACAACCTGCTGTTTCGCGGCGAGGAAATCATTACCTGTCCCCACTGCCAGAGAGTTTTACTTCTTCATCAGGAACCGAATAACAACTAA
- a CDS encoding YybH family protein, protein MRPLFIFWAVLLFFGCTGGDDDRQAIQTVMNQRQQAFRNKDINVYLSLISPHYQDQGQDLATKKRELASNFASFEQVDYRSDGYTIEVNGKLATVSGTYCLKIGRKGQVLELVGKESLHLRKEGKGWLIVGGL, encoded by the coding sequence TTGAGACCACTTTTCATATTTTGGGCCGTGCTGCTGTTTTTCGGCTGCACAGGTGGAGACGATGACCGCCAGGCGATACAGACGGTCATGAATCAACGCCAGCAGGCATTTCGCAATAAAGATATCAATGTTTATCTTTCCCTGATTTCTCCCCACTATCAGGATCAAGGGCAGGACCTTGCCACCAAGAAAAGGGAGCTTGCCTCAAACTTCGCCTCATTCGAGCAGGTCGATTACCGTTCTGACGGCTACACGATTGAAGTGAACGGCAAACTCGCAACTGTATCCGGCACTTATTGCTTGAAAATCGGCAGAAAGGGACAAGTGTTGGAGCTGGTAGGTAAAGAGTCTCTACACCTTCGTAAGGAAGGGAAAGGCTGGCTGATCGTCGGCGGGCTGTAA
- a CDS encoding outer membrane protein assembly factor BamD, translated as MNMKKFLVGLVLFITGCAGTSETVKTADTYFKEGEDFYASRRYEDAIAEWKKVKESFSSPELTTMAELKIADAYFENRSYIEAAAAYDDFRKLHPNHDQAAYAYYRLALCYYNQITGIDTDQTPVKNAVKFLDSFIKLYPKAEYVPEAKAKLDECIGKQVEYEVYVGHFYLRSGKYQAAIKRLEETLAKYPKVENSDQVLFYIGKAYFLSGDKAKGKEAFNRLAKQYVSSRYLEEARQVMEKYY; from the coding sequence ATGAATATGAAAAAATTCCTTGTCGGTCTGGTTCTTTTTATTACAGGTTGCGCCGGTACTTCCGAGACGGTAAAAACGGCTGATACCTATTTCAAGGAAGGAGAGGATTTCTATGCCTCTCGCCGCTATGAGGATGCCATTGCCGAGTGGAAAAAGGTGAAGGAAAGCTTCTCTTCGCCGGAGCTGACCACTATGGCCGAACTTAAAATAGCCGACGCTTATTTTGAGAATCGCAGCTACATTGAGGCTGCCGCAGCCTATGATGATTTTCGCAAGCTTCACCCCAATCATGATCAGGCCGCTTATGCATACTACCGCTTGGCGCTGTGCTACTACAACCAGATAACCGGTATCGATACCGACCAGACCCCCGTGAAGAATGCAGTAAAATTCCTCGATTCCTTCATCAAACTTTACCCCAAGGCGGAATATGTCCCTGAAGCAAAAGCGAAGCTCGATGAATGCATTGGCAAGCAGGTTGAATACGAGGTCTACGTCGGTCACTTTTACCTTCGATCAGGCAAATACCAGGCAGCGATCAAGCGGCTTGAAGAAACACTTGCCAAGTATCCGAAGGTGGAGAATTCCGACCAAGTCCTGTTTTACATCGGCAAAGCCTATTTCCTGTCCGGTGACAAGGCTAAGGGGAAGGAGGCTTTCAACAGACTTGCCAAACAGTATGTATCCAGTAGGTACCTGGAGGAGGCTAGGCAGGTAATGGAAAAGTACTATTGA
- a CDS encoding DUF4337 domain-containing protein has protein sequence MAEDKKEPWLNYLALTTIILAVCATLSTFKGGAFSTRSVMSQTQASDQWAFYQSKSIKGYLYEMQKEKLELELKADSGRMPLTLAADYGQKIETYTKKIAKYEEEKTAIQKDAKRFEKIRDDAQKHSQAFGLAVIFLQIAILLSSVAALMKKKYVWLIGSAVGVVGIAYFINGFFLYI, from the coding sequence GTGGCAGAAGACAAAAAGGAGCCGTGGCTTAATTACCTGGCCTTGACCACCATTATACTGGCGGTCTGCGCCACACTTTCCACCTTTAAAGGCGGAGCGTTTTCCACCCGCTCGGTGATGAGCCAGACCCAGGCATCAGATCAATGGGCCTTTTACCAGTCGAAGAGCATCAAGGGATACCTGTATGAGATGCAGAAGGAAAAGCTGGAACTGGAACTTAAGGCTGACAGTGGCAGGATGCCCCTGACCCTTGCCGCTGACTATGGGCAGAAGATAGAGACTTACACGAAAAAAATTGCCAAATACGAGGAAGAAAAAACTGCTATCCAGAAAGATGCAAAGCGGTTTGAAAAAATCCGTGATGACGCACAGAAACATTCCCAGGCATTCGGGCTCGCCGTGATATTCCTGCAGATTGCCATCCTGCTTTCTTCCGTCGCCGCTTTGATGAAAAAGAAGTATGTCTGGTTGATAGGATCAGCTGTGGGAGTTGTCGGCATCGCCTACTTCATCAACGGTTTTTTTCTCTACATCTGA
- a CDS encoding c(7)-type cytochrome triheme domain-containing protein, translated as MKNFIGLLIILLLGLWISAVEAAFFNLPQLPPAEEYGNILINRASVANNVKSVSFSHWQHRLKYTCRVCHSELGFNMKTNTTEITELANRKGKYCGACHNGKIAFRHNGNCDKCHNGNIAYAQGKFDVFSKFPFARTSYGDGINWVESLSQGTLSPAKYVKTKSQDISFDKMLVLDSEMSIIPPSIFPHKAHTAWLDCDSCHPEIFNIKKKTTKFFSMSYILRGEFCGVCHLTVAFPMDDCRRCHPGMREG; from the coding sequence ATGAAAAATTTCATCGGGTTGTTAATTATTTTGTTGCTGGGGCTGTGGATTTCGGCAGTAGAGGCGGCATTCTTCAATCTGCCGCAACTTCCCCCTGCCGAGGAATATGGCAATATCCTCATCAACCGTGCATCCGTAGCGAACAACGTCAAATCGGTGAGTTTCTCCCATTGGCAACACAGGCTCAAGTATACGTGCCGGGTCTGCCACTCCGAACTTGGCTTCAACATGAAAACCAACACTACGGAGATCACCGAACTTGCCAACAGGAAAGGTAAATACTGCGGCGCCTGCCATAACGGAAAGATCGCTTTCAGGCATAACGGCAACTGCGATAAGTGCCACAATGGCAACATTGCCTATGCGCAGGGGAAGTTCGATGTCTTCTCCAAGTTCCCCTTTGCCCGTACTTCATATGGCGATGGCATAAACTGGGTGGAGTCCCTCTCACAGGGTACCCTCTCTCCTGCCAAGTACGTCAAGACCAAATCCCAGGATATTTCGTTCGACAAGATGCTGGTTCTTGATTCGGAAATGAGCATTATTCCGCCATCCATATTTCCCCACAAGGCCCACACCGCTTGGCTTGATTGCGATAGCTGCCATCCGGAAATATTCAACATCAAGAAGAAAACAACCAAATTTTTTTCCATGTCTTACATCCTAAGAGGTGAATTCTGCGGCGTATGCCACCTCACTGTGGCATTCCCCATGGACGACTGCAGAAGATGTCACCCCGGAATGAGGGAAGGTTAA
- a CDS encoding Nif3-like dinuclear metal center hexameric protein: MKTPRVSDIVGIINKIAPFSYAEDWDNVGLQTGDPASTVEKIMVALDPSRGAVDAAVAAHSQLLLTHHPLFFAPIKKIALNDPTGSIVSLSLKNNLSIISLHTNYDIAQGGLNDLLAMRLEMTCCEPLKVAGAEELVKLSVFVPRDHETQVLDSLFKFGVSLGNYRDCTFRAHGMGTFTPLEGAQPFLGRIGTREQAEETRIEVLVSKENIPAAVSAMVSAHPYEEPAYDLYPLLNRGKTRGLGRIGVLEETVSLGDFAAMVKHKLAAAGIRYVGDSGRQVKKVAVCGGSGAFLFKAALRQGADVLVTGDIKYHEAREAEALGLGLIDAGHFATEVLMVDGITERISDALRIKGYGSEVVAYKGETDPFTFA, translated from the coding sequence ATGAAAACTCCACGAGTTTCAGACATAGTTGGAATCATTAATAAAATTGCCCCCTTCAGTTATGCTGAGGATTGGGATAATGTAGGACTTCAGACGGGAGACCCTGCTTCGACAGTAGAGAAAATCATGGTGGCCCTTGATCCAAGCCGAGGAGCAGTAGATGCTGCGGTGGCTGCCCATAGCCAGCTTCTGCTTACCCACCACCCCTTGTTTTTCGCACCCATCAAGAAGATTGCCCTTAATGACCCCACCGGCTCTATTGTCTCACTTTCCCTGAAAAACAACCTGTCGATCATCTCTTTGCATACAAATTACGATATTGCCCAAGGCGGTCTGAATGACCTGCTGGCCATGCGTCTTGAAATGACTTGTTGCGAACCGCTGAAGGTCGCAGGAGCAGAGGAATTGGTTAAACTGAGCGTTTTCGTGCCCCGGGACCACGAGACGCAGGTGCTTGATTCTCTGTTCAAGTTTGGTGTCAGCCTCGGCAATTACCGTGACTGTACTTTTCGTGCCCACGGGATGGGGACATTTACTCCACTGGAAGGCGCTCAGCCTTTTCTCGGCCGTATCGGAACCCGTGAACAGGCTGAAGAGACCCGAATTGAGGTGCTTGTCAGCAAAGAGAATATACCTGCGGCCGTGAGCGCAATGGTGTCTGCACACCCTTACGAAGAGCCTGCCTATGATCTTTACCCTCTCCTCAACAGGGGTAAAACCCGTGGACTGGGCCGGATCGGCGTTCTTGAAGAGACTGTTTCATTGGGGGACTTTGCCGCCATGGTGAAGCATAAGTTGGCAGCTGCCGGCATCCGCTATGTGGGGGATTCCGGACGCCAGGTGAAAAAGGTTGCCGTTTGTGGCGGAAGCGGAGCATTCTTATTCAAGGCTGCGTTGCGCCAGGGGGCGGATGTGCTGGTTACCGGCGATATAAAGTACCATGAGGCCCGAGAGGCCGAAGCTCTGGGCTTGGGCCTGATAGATGCCGGTCATTTTGCTACGGAAGTCCTCATGGTTGACGGCATAACCGAGCGAATAAGTGATGCATTGAGAATAAAAGGCTACGGGTCTGAAGTTGTTGCTTACAAAGGGGAGACGGATCCATTTACATTTGCTTGA
- the typA gene encoding translational GTPase TypA, translating to MQELIRNIAIIAHVDHGKTTLVDAMLKHAGVFRENEQITERVMDSNDLEKERGITILSKNLSVHHGRFKINIVDTPGHADFGGEVERVLKMVDSVLLLVDALDGPMPQTRFVLKKSLDLGLKPIVVINKVDRPGARPAEVVDMVFDLFCELNASDEQLDFAIVYTSAKLGYAMLDMNAASSSMEPLFAVIESNVRPPTGDQNAPFQMLVTNIDYNDYIGRIATGKIFNGKVTAGENIALVRRDGSVVKGRISKLLGYEGLKQVDIPSACTGDIVTVAGFSEVGIGETLAAADNPIGLPYVSIDEPTIAMNFIVNNSPFAGREGKMVTSRNIRERLDRELRTNVSLRVEDTANPDTFKVSGRGELHLSILIENMRREGFEMAVSKPEVIFREEEGKKLEPMEYLVVDVPSEYQGSIIEKMGPRKGEMVAMNPMGDTIRLEFIIPARGLIGLRGEVMTETRGTAVVTHTFHDYAPYKGDIPGRKNGVLIAMELGETTAYSLDALQPRGVLFIGAGVEVYGGMIIGQHAKDNDLDVNPCKGKKLTNVRASGSDDAIKLTPPRLLTLEQALEFIDDDELVEVTPQSIRLRKKELDPNRRKRSSKA from the coding sequence ATGCAGGAACTGATCAGAAACATCGCCATTATTGCCCACGTCGATCATGGCAAGACTACCCTGGTTGACGCCATGCTCAAGCATGCCGGCGTTTTCCGCGAAAATGAACAGATAACGGAAAGGGTAATGGATTCCAACGACCTGGAGAAGGAGCGGGGAATAACTATTCTTTCCAAGAACCTTTCCGTGCACCATGGACGCTTCAAGATAAACATCGTCGACACCCCCGGCCATGCCGACTTCGGTGGCGAGGTGGAACGGGTCCTGAAAATGGTGGATTCGGTGCTGCTCCTGGTTGATGCCCTGGACGGCCCCATGCCCCAGACAAGGTTTGTCCTGAAGAAATCCCTGGATCTCGGTCTCAAGCCGATCGTGGTCATCAACAAAGTGGACCGGCCCGGAGCCCGCCCCGCAGAAGTGGTGGACATGGTGTTCGACCTCTTCTGCGAGCTGAATGCAAGCGATGAGCAGCTGGATTTCGCCATTGTCTATACCAGTGCAAAGCTGGGCTATGCCATGCTGGATATGAATGCCGCTTCCTCCAGCATGGAACCTCTCTTTGCCGTTATCGAGTCCAACGTCCGCCCCCCCACAGGGGACCAGAATGCTCCCTTTCAGATGCTGGTTACCAATATCGATTACAATGACTATATCGGCAGGATTGCCACCGGCAAGATCTTCAACGGCAAGGTTACTGCCGGTGAAAACATCGCCCTGGTAAGACGGGACGGCAGTGTCGTCAAGGGAAGGATTTCAAAACTTCTGGGTTACGAGGGGCTGAAACAGGTGGATATCCCGTCAGCATGTACTGGTGATATCGTTACTGTTGCCGGTTTCAGCGAGGTGGGTATCGGCGAGACCCTGGCGGCAGCGGATAATCCTATCGGCCTTCCCTATGTCTCCATAGATGAACCGACCATTGCCATGAACTTTATTGTTAACAACTCCCCCTTTGCCGGTCGGGAAGGAAAGATGGTCACTTCTCGCAATATTCGCGAGCGTCTGGATCGGGAACTGCGTACAAACGTGTCCCTCCGGGTTGAGGATACCGCCAATCCGGATACCTTCAAGGTCTCGGGGCGTGGCGAGCTGCACCTTTCCATTCTCATAGAAAACATGCGGCGCGAGGGTTTCGAAATGGCTGTATCGAAGCCAGAAGTGATCTTCCGTGAGGAGGAAGGCAAAAAACTGGAGCCGATGGAGTATCTGGTTGTCGATGTTCCTTCCGAATACCAGGGTTCCATTATTGAGAAGATGGGACCGAGGAAGGGGGAGATGGTTGCCATGAATCCCATGGGCGATACCATCCGTCTTGAATTCATCATCCCGGCCCGAGGTCTTATCGGACTGCGCGGCGAGGTTATGACCGAAACCAGGGGCACGGCTGTGGTCACCCATACTTTCCACGATTACGCTCCCTACAAGGGGGACATTCCGGGACGCAAAAACGGGGTGTTGATAGCCATGGAACTCGGAGAAACAACAGCCTACTCGCTGGATGCCTTGCAGCCGAGAGGAGTCCTTTTCATCGGAGCCGGTGTCGAGGTTTACGGCGGCATGATCATTGGCCAGCACGCCAAGGACAACGACCTGGATGTCAATCCATGCAAGGGTAAAAAATTGACCAACGTCCGGGCCTCCGGCTCTGACGATGCCATTAAACTTACGCCGCCACGTCTGCTTACTCTGGAGCAGGCCCTGGAATTCATCGATGATGATGAGCTGGTCGAGGTAACGCCCCAGTCGATAAGGCTGCGCAAAAAAGAGCTGGATCCGAACCGGCGCAAACGTTCATCAAAGGCATGA